Proteins co-encoded in one Cardiocondyla obscurior isolate alpha-2009 linkage group LG24, Cobs3.1, whole genome shotgun sequence genomic window:
- the Stai gene encoding inner centromere protein isoform X2, producing the protein MATAAESPVPNESTEIRCQEKSKGGMCYEVILAEPTMPKRPPSPPQQSPTQATIQDKLKAAEERRQSIEANKLAVLAAKLSKIEEASRKKDELSAAFIAATRVSLDAKMNNTEEKREAHIAELKNKLKDHLESVEKTRLSLEQQTEEVRCAVEEKLKTAAAQRDENIKRMLVRLKEHEEQVARVRQGMSERVLQLESQIQGKLEQARERRESIEREQKEKLRNHNTVKIAKMRQMAARELLMKKCECDKKVLTAEINRQREIQRRVQAIRRHHERRAEIVRQNKKDLLINKEED; encoded by the exons ATGGCCACAGCAGCGGAGTCACCTGTTCCTAATGAAT CTACCGAGATCAGATGCCAGGAGAAATCCAAGGGCGGGATGTGCTACGAGGTGATCCTGGCGGAACCAACGATGCCTAAGAGACCACCTTCGCCGCCGCAGCAGAGCCCGACTCAAGCGACGATCCAAGACAAGCTAAAGGCCGCCGAGGAGCGAAGGCAGTCCATCGAGGCGAACAAGCTCGCCGTTCTGGCCGCTAAGCTCAGCAAGATTGAGGAGGCATCCCGTAAAAAGGACGAACTAAGCGCAGCCTTTATCGCCGCTACTCGCGTGTCTCTGGACGCGAAAATGAACAACACGGAGGAAAAGCGAGAGGCTCACATCGCCGAGCTGAAGAACAAACTGAAGGATCAT ttGGAGAGTGTTGAGAAGACTCGTCTGAGTCTCGAGCAACAAACCGAGGAAGTGCGATGCGCCGTCGAGGAGAAACTGAAGACTGCTGCGGCTCAGCGCGATGAAAATATCAAGAGAATGCTAGTCCGCCTCAAGGAACAT GAAGAGCAAGTTGCTCGCGTACGTCAAGGTATGTCGGAACGTGTACTTCAGTTGGAGTCTCAAATCCAGGGCAAGTTGGAGCAAGCGCGCGAACGTCGCGAGAGCATCGAGCGCGAACAGAAAGAGAAGCTGCGCAATCAT AACACGGTGAAGATAGCGAAAATGCGTCAGATGGCGGCGCGTGAGCTCCTGATGAAAAAGTGCGAGTGTGACAAGAAGGTGTTGACCGCTGAGATCAATCGGCAGCGAGAGATCCAACGTCGTGTACAGGCAATCCGCCGCCACCAT GAAAGGCGCGCCGAGATCGTGAGACAAAACAAGAAGGATCTTCTTATAAATAAGGAGGAGGATTAA
- the Stai gene encoding stathmin-2 isoform X3, with product MLIGLVRDSVLQCFCHSCKAPLGVVAGQRRSNAPFKKPSGKGKPRTKQPKKVKFITTEIRCQEKSKGGMCYEVILAEPTMPKRPPSPPQQSPTQATIQDKLKAAEERRQSIEANKLAVLAAKLSKIEEASRKKDELSAAFIAATRVSLDAKMNNTEEKREAHIAELKNKLKDHLESVEKTRLSLEQQTEEVRCAVEEKLKTAAAQRDENIKRMLVRLKEHEEQVARVRQGMSERVLQLESQIQGKLEQARERRESIEREQKEKLRNHERRAEIVRQNKKDLLINKEED from the exons ATGCTGATCGGTCTCGTGCGTGACTCGGTACTCCAGTGCTTCTGTCACAGCTGCAAGGCCCCTTTGGGCGTCGTAG CGGGACAGAGGCGGAGTAATGCGCCGTTTAAGAAGCCGAGCGGCAAGGGCAAGCCGCGGACCAAGCAGCCGAAAAAGGTGAAGTTCATCA CTACCGAGATCAGATGCCAGGAGAAATCCAAGGGCGGGATGTGCTACGAGGTGATCCTGGCGGAACCAACGATGCCTAAGAGACCACCTTCGCCGCCGCAGCAGAGCCCGACTCAAGCGACGATCCAAGACAAGCTAAAGGCCGCCGAGGAGCGAAGGCAGTCCATCGAGGCGAACAAGCTCGCCGTTCTGGCCGCTAAGCTCAGCAAGATTGAGGAGGCATCCCGTAAAAAGGACGAACTAAGCGCAGCCTTTATCGCCGCTACTCGCGTGTCTCTGGACGCGAAAATGAACAACACGGAGGAAAAGCGAGAGGCTCACATCGCCGAGCTGAAGAACAAACTGAAGGATCAT ttGGAGAGTGTTGAGAAGACTCGTCTGAGTCTCGAGCAACAAACCGAGGAAGTGCGATGCGCCGTCGAGGAGAAACTGAAGACTGCTGCGGCTCAGCGCGATGAAAATATCAAGAGAATGCTAGTCCGCCTCAAGGAACAT GAAGAGCAAGTTGCTCGCGTACGTCAAGGTATGTCGGAACGTGTACTTCAGTTGGAGTCTCAAATCCAGGGCAAGTTGGAGCAAGCGCGCGAACGTCGCGAGAGCATCGAGCGCGAACAGAAAGAGAAGCTGCGCAATCAT GAAAGGCGCGCCGAGATCGTGAGACAAAACAAGAAGGATCTTCTTATAAATAAGGAGGAGGATTAA
- the Stai gene encoding inner centromere protein isoform X1, with translation MLIGLVRDSVLQCFCHSCKAPLGVVAGQRRSNAPFKKPSGKGKPRTKQPKKVKFITTEIRCQEKSKGGMCYEVILAEPTMPKRPPSPPQQSPTQATIQDKLKAAEERRQSIEANKLAVLAAKLSKIEEASRKKDELSAAFIAATRVSLDAKMNNTEEKREAHIAELKNKLKDHLESVEKTRLSLEQQTEEVRCAVEEKLKTAAAQRDENIKRMLVRLKEHEEQVARVRQGMSERVLQLESQIQGKLEQARERRESIEREQKEKLRNHNTVKIAKMRQMAARELLMKKCECDKKVLTAEINRQREIQRRVQAIRRHHERRAEIVRQNKKDLLINKEED, from the exons ATGCTGATCGGTCTCGTGCGTGACTCGGTACTCCAGTGCTTCTGTCACAGCTGCAAGGCCCCTTTGGGCGTCGTAG CGGGACAGAGGCGGAGTAATGCGCCGTTTAAGAAGCCGAGCGGCAAGGGCAAGCCGCGGACCAAGCAGCCGAAAAAGGTGAAGTTCATCA CTACCGAGATCAGATGCCAGGAGAAATCCAAGGGCGGGATGTGCTACGAGGTGATCCTGGCGGAACCAACGATGCCTAAGAGACCACCTTCGCCGCCGCAGCAGAGCCCGACTCAAGCGACGATCCAAGACAAGCTAAAGGCCGCCGAGGAGCGAAGGCAGTCCATCGAGGCGAACAAGCTCGCCGTTCTGGCCGCTAAGCTCAGCAAGATTGAGGAGGCATCCCGTAAAAAGGACGAACTAAGCGCAGCCTTTATCGCCGCTACTCGCGTGTCTCTGGACGCGAAAATGAACAACACGGAGGAAAAGCGAGAGGCTCACATCGCCGAGCTGAAGAACAAACTGAAGGATCAT ttGGAGAGTGTTGAGAAGACTCGTCTGAGTCTCGAGCAACAAACCGAGGAAGTGCGATGCGCCGTCGAGGAGAAACTGAAGACTGCTGCGGCTCAGCGCGATGAAAATATCAAGAGAATGCTAGTCCGCCTCAAGGAACAT GAAGAGCAAGTTGCTCGCGTACGTCAAGGTATGTCGGAACGTGTACTTCAGTTGGAGTCTCAAATCCAGGGCAAGTTGGAGCAAGCGCGCGAACGTCGCGAGAGCATCGAGCGCGAACAGAAAGAGAAGCTGCGCAATCAT AACACGGTGAAGATAGCGAAAATGCGTCAGATGGCGGCGCGTGAGCTCCTGATGAAAAAGTGCGAGTGTGACAAGAAGGTGTTGACCGCTGAGATCAATCGGCAGCGAGAGATCCAACGTCGTGTACAGGCAATCCGCCGCCACCAT GAAAGGCGCGCCGAGATCGTGAGACAAAACAAGAAGGATCTTCTTATAAATAAGGAGGAGGATTAA